A genomic segment from Desulfonatronum lacustre DSM 10312 encodes:
- a CDS encoding type II secretion system protein, whose protein sequence is MLKRKMNRKKGQLGFTLLEILVVVAIMGFLVAMVAPRFAGITDGTVDVVCDTNQQRMIAALSAYNEQKGTLPGGMVNLVDEEGPLTDGIAAGYLRPTHTGELEYPDEGQATFFEEFYERNLFQVHILDEDEVKELRTLGIGSVYNLNAYNYEGLDPAAGYTEATDQQDPLRRQAVNTGMGVLMVGMGAEDATSSLEGPAAVDAAGILDTDYDEWGNPDWLGRIILGVGPDSSLIKEGMISAAGLCPGGINNDQVYWNNYNVLLPRLEATVARYDGSMMTYLFAKASGGSYREFDLTEAQEGYMFLTQCPEGHRFATPDEFSEWAIYAAADDAEATRTTAETALETFFED, encoded by the coding sequence ATGTTGAAACGGAAAATGAATCGGAAAAAAGGACAGCTAGGTTTCACCCTTTTGGAAATCCTGGTGGTCGTGGCCATCATGGGCTTCCTGGTCGCCATGGTCGCCCCGCGGTTTGCGGGCATCACCGACGGCACCGTTGACGTGGTTTGCGACACCAACCAGCAACGCATGATCGCGGCCCTGTCCGCGTATAACGAGCAAAAGGGTACCCTGCCCGGAGGCATGGTCAACCTTGTGGATGAAGAAGGTCCTCTGACCGATGGTATCGCTGCCGGTTACCTCAGGCCCACCCACACCGGTGAACTGGAATACCCGGACGAGGGACAGGCTACTTTTTTCGAGGAATTTTACGAGCGGAACCTGTTCCAGGTGCATATCCTGGACGAGGATGAAGTCAAGGAACTGCGCACTTTGGGTATCGGCTCGGTGTACAACCTGAACGCCTATAATTACGAAGGTCTCGACCCTGCTGCTGGGTACACAGAAGCTACTGATCAGCAAGACCCTCTGCGCCGCCAAGCCGTAAATACAGGCATGGGCGTGCTAATGGTCGGTATGGGCGCTGAAGATGCCACTTCTTCTCTTGAAGGCCCCGCTGCTGTGGATGCCGCTGGCATTCTTGACACTGACTACGACGAATGGGGTAACCCGGATTGGCTCGGCCGGATCATCCTGGGCGTGGGTCCGGATTCCAGCTTGATCAAGGAAGGCATGATCTCCGCAGCTGGTTTGTGCCCCGGCGGCATCAACAACGACCAAGTGTATTGGAACAATTACAACGTGCTTCTGCCGCGTCTGGAAGCCACCGTCGCTCGTTACGACGGTTCCATGATGACTTACCTGTTCGCCAAGGCCAGCGGTGGTTCCTATCGTGAGTTCGACTTGACCGAGGCCCAGGAAGGCTACATGTTCCTGACTCAATGCCCGGAAGGCCATCGTTTCGCCACTCCGGATGAGTTCTCTGAGTGGGCCATCTACGCTGCCGCTGATGATGCGGAAGCCACACGTACAACTGCGGAAACCGCACTGGAAACCTTTTTTGAAGACTAG